In Burkholderia savannae, one genomic interval encodes:
- a CDS encoding diguanylate cyclase, with amino-acid sequence MGHSPRSLVPVNTFAHSLFAVAGRLMKAAVCGEIRSRSLSQKGAPGRAHPTCSPRGTRREPARGFSTPVGADHREADILSESGKSHS; translated from the coding sequence GTGGGTCACTCGCCCCGAAGCCTGGTTCCCGTAAACACCTTCGCTCATAGTCTTTTCGCTGTTGCCGGCCGTCTTATGAAGGCGGCCGTTTGTGGGGAGATCAGGTCTCGATCTCTGTCTCAAAAGGGCGCGCCCGGCCGAGCGCACCCGACATGTTCGCCGCGAGGCACACGCCGCGAACCTGCACGCGGTTTCAGCACCCCCGTCGGCGCCGACCACCGCGAAGCCGACATTCTAAGCGAGAGCGGAAAATCGCACAGCTAA
- a CDS encoding 4a-hydroxytetrahydrobiopterin dehydratase: MIHKLTSEERKTQLESLPHWTAVPGRDAIQRSFRFADFNEAFGFMARVAIKAQEMNHHPEWFNVYNRVDVTLSTHDADGLTERDIKLAHFIEEVGKHAKAA; this comes from the coding sequence ATGATTCACAAGCTCACATCGGAAGAACGCAAGACGCAACTCGAAAGCCTGCCTCACTGGACGGCCGTCCCGGGCCGCGACGCGATCCAGCGCAGTTTTCGCTTCGCCGATTTCAACGAGGCGTTCGGGTTCATGGCGCGCGTGGCGATCAAGGCGCAGGAAATGAATCACCATCCCGAGTGGTTCAACGTCTACAACCGCGTCGACGTCACGCTGTCGACGCACGACGCAGACGGCCTCACCGAACGCGACATCAAGCTCGCGCATTTCATCGAGGAAGTGGGCAAGCACGCAAAGGCTGCGTAA
- a CDS encoding SET domain-containing protein, whose protein sequence is MSSRRIVVRRSGVHGKGVFAAAPIKAGERVVEYKGERISWKEALRRHPHDPNDPNHTFYFALEEGGVIDGKINGNSARWINHSCAPNCEAEEVGGRVFIHALRDIDEQEELFYDYGLVIDARLTKKLKREYACRCGAASCRGTLLATPEEDEGKKKKKAKKGGKDKDKKKKK, encoded by the coding sequence ATGAGTTCACGCAGGATCGTGGTACGCCGCTCGGGCGTTCACGGCAAGGGCGTATTCGCCGCGGCGCCGATCAAGGCGGGAGAGCGCGTAGTCGAATACAAGGGCGAGCGGATCTCGTGGAAAGAGGCGCTGCGCCGCCATCCGCACGACCCGAACGATCCGAATCACACGTTCTACTTCGCGCTCGAAGAGGGCGGCGTGATCGACGGCAAGATCAACGGCAACAGCGCGCGCTGGATCAATCATTCGTGCGCGCCGAACTGCGAAGCCGAGGAAGTGGGCGGGCGCGTGTTCATCCATGCGCTGCGCGACATCGACGAGCAGGAAGAATTGTTCTACGACTACGGCCTCGTGATCGATGCGCGCCTGACGAAGAAGCTCAAGCGCGAATACGCGTGCCGTTGCGGCGCGGCGTCGTGCCGGGGCACGCTGCTGGCGACGCCGGAAGAAGACGAAGGCAAGAAAAAGAAGAAGGCAAAGAAAGGCGGCAAGGACAAGGATAAGAAAAAGAAGAAGTGA
- a CDS encoding sensor histidine kinase has product MTSLRRTLLRRLAAPLSMLALMSGLIAYWLAWQYTQHVVDRSLADLASAISKQIQIAGPDAPFTVPPLAQAMFSDPTEQLIYRISDGEHELAGDPKLPLQGTSVRRMHVAYVFEAEYENQAVRVAQVRVEQTESGNPMIVEVAQPVRYRYRIAAEFLVAIMMPLLLLLLAGWGIVWRVVNQQLGPLTHLADSLNRQTHTSLEPVDETEVPLEIRPLTSAMNALLGRLKTALDAQRKFIADAAHQLRTPLTAIKLHAEQAAIARDPQQALTAVRELRSAADRAVRLSNQLLSLARAEPGEQAARFVDVDLAGLAFETGAEWVPRALAAHVDLGFQRGDGRADDEPLIVRGNPVLLREVIANLLDNALKYVPLARPQGARITVDVSRIALGDGMPAAEIVVEDNGSGVPAGQQADLFKRFFRGDAQSGSGVETGAGLGLAIVHDIIAMHGGTVSYSDAPEGGSRFVVQVPLADKPSAPAPRPSESPTASV; this is encoded by the coding sequence GTGACCAGCCTGCGCCGCACGCTGTTGCGCCGCCTCGCCGCGCCGCTATCGATGCTCGCGCTGATGAGCGGCCTCATTGCGTACTGGCTCGCGTGGCAATACACACAGCATGTCGTCGATCGATCGCTCGCCGATCTCGCATCGGCCATCTCGAAACAGATCCAGATCGCCGGCCCCGATGCGCCGTTCACGGTGCCGCCCCTCGCGCAGGCGATGTTCTCCGATCCGACCGAGCAGCTGATCTACCGGATCAGCGACGGCGAGCACGAGCTTGCCGGCGATCCGAAGCTGCCGCTGCAAGGCACGAGCGTGCGCCGGATGCACGTTGCGTACGTGTTCGAGGCCGAATACGAAAACCAGGCGGTGCGCGTGGCGCAAGTGCGCGTCGAGCAGACGGAAAGCGGCAATCCGATGATCGTCGAGGTTGCGCAGCCGGTGCGCTACCGCTACCGGATCGCGGCCGAATTCCTGGTTGCGATCATGATGCCGCTGCTGCTGCTGCTGCTCGCCGGCTGGGGAATCGTGTGGCGCGTCGTCAATCAGCAGCTCGGCCCGCTCACGCATCTCGCCGATTCGCTGAACCGGCAGACCCACACGTCGCTCGAGCCCGTCGACGAAACCGAGGTGCCGCTCGAAATCCGGCCGCTCACGAGCGCGATGAACGCGCTGCTCGGCCGCCTGAAAACCGCGCTCGACGCGCAGCGCAAGTTCATCGCCGACGCCGCGCACCAGTTGCGCACGCCGCTCACCGCGATCAAGCTGCATGCGGAACAAGCGGCCATCGCGCGCGATCCGCAGCAGGCGCTGACCGCGGTGCGCGAGTTGCGCTCGGCGGCAGACCGTGCGGTGCGGCTGTCGAATCAATTGCTGTCGCTCGCGCGCGCGGAGCCCGGCGAACAAGCGGCCCGCTTCGTCGACGTCGATCTCGCCGGCCTCGCGTTCGAAACCGGTGCCGAATGGGTGCCGCGCGCGCTCGCCGCGCACGTCGATCTCGGCTTTCAGCGTGGCGACGGCCGCGCCGACGACGAGCCGCTCATCGTGCGCGGCAATCCGGTGCTGCTGCGCGAGGTGATCGCGAACCTGCTCGACAACGCGCTGAAGTACGTGCCGCTCGCGCGGCCGCAAGGCGCGCGGATCACGGTCGACGTGTCGCGAATCGCGCTCGGCGACGGCATGCCCGCGGCCGAGATCGTCGTCGAGGATAACGGCTCCGGCGTGCCGGCGGGACAGCAGGCAGACCTCTTCAAGCGCTTTTTCCGCGGCGACGCGCAAAGCGGCAGCGGCGTCGAGACGGGCGCGGGCCTCGGCCTTGCGATCGTCCACGACATCATCGCGATGCACGGCGGCACGGTGTCGTACTCGGACGCGCCCGAAGGCGGCTCGCGCTTCGTCGTGCAGGTGCCGCTCGCGGACAAACCGTCTGCGCCCGCGCCTCGTCCGTCGGAATCGCCGACCGCTTCGGTCTGA
- a CDS encoding glutamine amidotransferase, with product MNAEAVAIRHVHFEDLGSFEQVLGERGRRVRYVDVGGSRVEALDPLEPSLLVMLGGPISAYDDELYPTTAPLTALVGKRIEAGLPTLGVCLGSQLIARALGARVYPAATKELGWMPLTLTDAGRASPLRHVDGAITSMMHWHGDTFDLPAGAIHLASTPTCRNQAFSWGTHVLALQCHPEIRADRFEPWLIGHAGEIAATPGTDAKRLREQTAQLGPTLERAARAMFGEWLDSVGL from the coding sequence ATGAACGCTGAAGCCGTTGCGATTCGCCACGTGCATTTCGAGGACCTCGGGAGTTTCGAGCAGGTGCTCGGCGAGCGCGGCCGGCGTGTGCGGTACGTCGACGTCGGCGGTTCTCGCGTCGAGGCGCTCGACCCGCTCGAGCCGTCGCTGCTCGTCATGCTGGGCGGGCCGATCAGCGCGTACGACGACGAGCTGTATCCGACGACGGCGCCGCTCACGGCGCTCGTCGGCAAGCGAATCGAGGCCGGCTTGCCGACGCTCGGTGTCTGTCTCGGTTCGCAGCTGATCGCGCGTGCGCTCGGCGCACGCGTGTATCCGGCCGCGACGAAGGAACTCGGCTGGATGCCGCTCACGCTGACGGACGCGGGGCGCGCGTCACCGCTGCGCCATGTCGACGGCGCGATCACGTCGATGATGCATTGGCACGGCGACACGTTCGACCTGCCGGCGGGCGCGATCCATCTCGCATCGACGCCGACGTGCCGCAACCAGGCTTTCTCGTGGGGCACGCACGTACTCGCGCTTCAATGCCATCCGGAGATCCGCGCGGACCGCTTCGAGCCCTGGCTGATCGGTCATGCGGGCGAGATCGCGGCAACGCCCGGGACTGACGCGAAACGATTGCGCGAGCAGACTGCGCAGCTCGGCCCGACGCTCGAACGCGCCGCGCGTGCGATGTTCGGCGAGTGGCTCGATTCCGTCGGGCTGTAG
- a CDS encoding response regulator transcription factor, protein MRLLLIEDDRPIARGIQSSLEQAGFTVDMVHDGIFAEQALAQNRHELVILDLGLPGIDGMTLLSRFRQTNRHTPVIVLTARDELNDRVQGLNSGADDYMLKPFEPAELEARIRAVMRRSGPHSDMPRPEVSLGGVRLSGVDRRIFNDDKPLELSPREFAVLEMLLLRHGRVVSKAQLQDHLTHFGGDLGDTAIEVYVHRVRKKLEQCRVEIVTVRGFGYLLQEIRQTASV, encoded by the coding sequence ATGCGACTCCTTCTGATCGAAGACGACCGCCCCATCGCACGCGGCATTCAAAGCAGCCTCGAACAAGCGGGCTTCACCGTCGACATGGTTCACGACGGCATCTTTGCCGAGCAGGCGCTCGCGCAAAATCGCCACGAGCTCGTGATCCTCGACCTCGGCCTGCCCGGCATCGACGGCATGACGCTGCTGTCGCGCTTCCGCCAGACCAACCGCCACACGCCCGTCATCGTGCTGACCGCGCGCGACGAGCTGAACGATCGCGTGCAAGGCCTCAACTCGGGCGCCGACGACTACATGCTCAAGCCGTTCGAGCCCGCGGAGCTCGAAGCGCGGATTCGCGCGGTGATGCGCCGCAGCGGCCCGCACAGCGACATGCCGCGCCCGGAAGTGTCGCTCGGCGGCGTGCGCCTGTCGGGCGTCGATCGCCGCATCTTCAACGACGACAAGCCGCTCGAGCTGTCGCCGCGCGAATTCGCGGTGCTCGAAATGCTGCTGCTGCGTCACGGGCGCGTCGTCAGCAAGGCGCAGCTGCAGGATCACCTGACGCACTTCGGCGGCGATCTCGGCGACACCGCGATCGAAGTCTACGTGCACCGGGTGCGCAAAAAGCTCGAGCAGTGCCGTGTCGAGATCGTCACGGTGCGCGGCTTCGGCTATCTGCTGCAGGAGATCCGCCAGACGGCGAGCGTCTGA
- a CDS encoding DUF3717 domain-containing protein → MSDISIHELEAAINFWRARSPSSGDELELCEEASALSKPYALLIVQRQSALQLEGLDPKARNAWDSYVRLNNGLEG, encoded by the coding sequence ATGTCCGATATTTCGATCCACGAACTCGAAGCCGCGATCAATTTCTGGCGGGCCCGCTCGCCGTCGAGCGGCGACGAACTCGAACTCTGCGAAGAGGCTAGCGCGCTTTCCAAACCGTATGCGTTGCTGATTGTACAGCGCCAAAGTGCGCTGCAACTGGAAGGATTAGACCCTAAAGCACGCAACGCATGGGACTCTTACGTTCGACTTAACAACGGCTTGGAAGGCTGA
- a CDS encoding MarR family winged helix-turn-helix transcriptional regulator, producing the protein MSEGVYGNQASGRVTHSLLRLSTAMRSQAWDWAEGAGLTPTQGEILVLLLQRKGPMRLGEIARETQLTAATTSDAVSTLEHKGLVEKRRALDDGRALAVRLSARGRAAAKKALQWPDFLSKAVGTLGSDEQGVLYRALLKTLRELQVNGDIPPHRMCVTCKHFQPGKAARKPTYRCSLLDLTMTDSDLRLDCAVHEEADALTQKKTWKLFAQA; encoded by the coding sequence ATGAGCGAAGGTGTTTACGGGAACCAGGCTTCGGGGCGAGTGACCCACAGCCTGTTGCGGTTGAGCACGGCTATGCGGAGCCAGGCATGGGATTGGGCGGAAGGCGCGGGGTTGACGCCGACGCAAGGTGAAATCCTCGTGCTGCTGCTCCAACGCAAGGGGCCGATGCGTCTGGGCGAGATTGCGCGCGAAACGCAATTGACCGCCGCGACGACGAGCGATGCGGTGAGCACGCTCGAGCACAAGGGGCTAGTCGAGAAGCGTCGCGCGCTGGACGACGGCCGCGCGCTCGCGGTGCGCTTGAGCGCGCGTGGCCGCGCGGCGGCGAAGAAGGCGCTGCAGTGGCCCGACTTTCTGTCGAAGGCGGTCGGCACGCTCGGCAGCGACGAGCAGGGCGTGCTGTATCGCGCGCTGTTGAAAACGCTGCGCGAACTGCAGGTCAACGGCGACATTCCGCCGCACCGGATGTGCGTGACGTGCAAGCACTTCCAGCCGGGCAAAGCGGCGCGTAAGCCGACGTACCGTTGTTCGCTGCTCGATCTGACGATGACGGACAGCGACCTGCGTCTCGACTGCGCGGTGCACGAGGAAGCGGACGCTCTGACGCAGAAGAAGACCTGGAAGCTCTTCGCGCAGGCGTGA
- a CDS encoding NADH:flavin oxidoreductase/NADH oxidase, with protein sequence MSALFSPFTLRGVTLPNRIVISPMCQYSAENGEARAWHMIHLGHLALSGAGLLCIEATAVEPDGRISPADLGLWSDATEAALEPVLAAVRKYSPIRVAMQISHAGRKASSDVPWNGGQLIPVDRGGWQPHAPSAIPHRDDEPPPLALDAAGLERVRRAFVESAKRAARLGIDALEVHAAHGYLLHQFLSPLANRRTDAYGGSLENRMRFPLEVFDAVRAAFPDDRPVGVRVSATDWVPGGWELDETIAFAHELKRRGCDWIDVSSGGVSPLQKIPLSPGYQVPFAQAVKRAAGMPTVAVGLISDPEHANRLIEAGDADFVAMARAMLYDPRWPWHAAAKLGATVSAPPQYWRSQPREHKALFGDASFGQR encoded by the coding sequence ATGAGCGCGTTGTTTTCTCCGTTCACGCTGCGCGGCGTGACCCTTCCCAATCGCATCGTGATTTCGCCGATGTGCCAGTACTCCGCCGAAAACGGCGAGGCGCGCGCATGGCACATGATCCATCTCGGTCATCTCGCGCTCTCCGGGGCGGGGCTCCTCTGCATCGAAGCAACGGCGGTCGAGCCCGATGGCCGCATATCGCCCGCGGATCTCGGTTTGTGGAGCGACGCGACCGAAGCCGCGCTCGAACCCGTGCTCGCGGCGGTCCGCAAGTATTCGCCGATTCGAGTCGCGATGCAGATCTCGCACGCGGGGCGCAAGGCGTCGAGCGACGTGCCGTGGAACGGCGGGCAGTTGATTCCCGTCGACCGGGGCGGCTGGCAGCCGCATGCGCCGTCCGCGATTCCGCATCGGGACGACGAGCCGCCGCCGCTCGCGCTCGATGCGGCCGGGCTCGAACGCGTGCGCCGAGCGTTCGTCGAATCGGCGAAGCGTGCGGCGCGTCTCGGCATCGATGCGCTCGAAGTGCACGCGGCGCATGGCTACCTGCTGCATCAATTTTTGTCGCCGCTCGCGAATCGCCGCACCGATGCGTACGGCGGCTCGCTCGAGAACCGGATGCGCTTTCCGCTCGAAGTGTTCGACGCGGTACGCGCCGCGTTTCCGGACGATCGTCCGGTTGGCGTGCGGGTGTCCGCGACCGACTGGGTGCCGGGCGGCTGGGAGCTCGACGAGACGATCGCGTTCGCGCACGAGCTGAAGCGGCGCGGCTGCGACTGGATCGACGTGTCGTCGGGCGGCGTGTCGCCGCTGCAGAAGATTCCGCTGTCGCCCGGCTATCAGGTGCCGTTCGCTCAGGCGGTCAAGCGCGCGGCCGGCATGCCGACGGTCGCCGTCGGCCTCATCTCCGATCCCGAGCACGCGAATCGCCTAATCGAAGCGGGCGATGCGGACTTCGTCGCGATGGCGCGCGCGATGCTCTATGATCCGCGCTGGCCGTGGCACGCGGCCGCGAAGCTCGGCGCGACGGTCAGTGCGCCGCCGCAGTACTGGCGTTCGCAGCCGCGCGAGCACAAGGCGCTGTTCGGCGACGCGTCGTTCGGCCAGCGTTGA